Proteins co-encoded in one Ziziphus jujuba cultivar Dongzao chromosome 9, ASM3175591v1 genomic window:
- the LOC125424373 gene encoding dirigent protein 22-like, with amino-acid sequence MAKLALMLSCLFLGMAVLVVHSTNIQGPKEIDEWFKTLNNSKEKLTRLHFYFHDAISGKNPTAVKITEPADGFRSPTSFGQVDMIDNLLTEGPEPDSKPVGRAQGLYAYASMEEFALLMVINFVFTGGDYNGSSLAVLGRNPVRHQLREMPIIGGTGVFRLARGSATARTYSFELESLDAIVEYDIAAIHY; translated from the coding sequence atggCAAAGCTTGCTCTAATGCTTTCCTGCTTGTTCCTTGGCATGGCAGTACTAGTGGTGCATAGCACCAATATTCAAGGACCAAAAGAGATCGACGAATGGTTCAAAACTCTGAACAACTCGAAAGAGAAGCTGACAAGGCTCCACTTCTACTTCCACGACGCCATTTCGGGCAAAAACCCTACCGCAGTGAAGATCACCGAACCCGCCGACGGTTTCCGATCACCGACTTCCTTCGGCCAAGTAGACATGATCGATAACCTTCTCACCGAAGGTCCGGAGCCTGATTCGAAGCCAGTGGGTCGAGCTCAGGGTCTTTATGCATATGCATCTATGGAGGAGTTTGCTTTGCTTATGGTTATCAACTTTGTTTTCACCGGTGGTGACTATAACGGAAGTTCTCTCGCCGTTTTGGGCCGCAACCCTGTTCGTCATCAGCTTCGCGAGATGCCGATCATCGGCGGCACTGGTGTTTTCCGGTTGGCACGCGGTTCTGCCACCGCCAGGACTTATTCTTTTGAATTGGAATCCCTTGACGCTATTGTTGAGTACGATATTGCAGCTATACATTATTGA